The following DNA comes from Magnolia sinica isolate HGM2019 chromosome 18, MsV1, whole genome shotgun sequence.
gttgttgaatgcTTGATCATTGGTCCCTTTCCATAACAGGAGGTGAAATCTTTGGGGGGCTTGCCTTTTGCTGTCTTGTGGGGATCTGTAAGAAACGAAATCATAATTTGGAGATGAAGTTGCAACTGCTCTACTCATTACAGATTTAAGGAAAGAAGAGAGTTCTGTCATTTTTTGGGAATTGGATGCAGGACTTTCACCACTTTGGAACATTGGATTTTGTGAAGGGATTGGAGGACAACTGTGGATGATGAAGGTATGGCCTTGTGTTGGAGTTCTTAAACTAAAATTCTGAGAGTGGGATGAAAGGAATGGGACCCTCGCCCTCTAGGTTGAGGGCTTTCTTTTCACAAACTTTCGAATGCAGTATGTGCAAAATTTGGGCCATTCATAAAATGGCCCTCCTTAGTCCAATCATGAGGCTCTTACACTCCCAAAGTGGGCTACACATACATAAGTAGATGGACCGTTGGTGATATTTTTCTAATCCACGTGGTtcacctaatgaatggactgTTGTTTTTTCGGGTCAAAGCATATTCATTGTGAAACCTGCCTGACGAAGGGGTGGATGATTCACAGATGAGGAACATGTGCACATGTACCAAAAGGAAAATACCCAATCTCATGTGGGCAAAAGTCCTGTTGGCAGGTCTCGGAGCCTgtctcattttttaattttttaattttgtgGGGGGGGGAGTGCTTTTGCTGTTCTTGTTGGTATTTAAAGTTTTCTACAGAAGTGTTTCTGACCTATGATAATTAAAATCCTTAAGTTAGATAAAGATTAGAGAACAAGGGATCTCAGTCAGGAGGTGCGAGCCCTACATCACTGGTGTCTTGAACTCTAGAGCTATTAACATTTTAGAATTTATAGTGATCATACCAATCAGGCCACAAATTTAACGTGGCATTGTTTCagaaatatcttaaaatgattaaTAGATTTGAGTTGTAACCAATCTTTGCCATGTATACTAAGGATTTAGATTAAGAGGATCTTCCATACCACACTCAGTAGCTAGGCTCAAGCTGACCCTGATAGACTTGGACCTTTGTGATTTAAGAGGAAAGCTAACCCTTTAGCTGGTTCATCTCTTAGTTGGAAGGCTGGGAATGGAAATGTCTGATTTGTTCGGGATTAGGAAATGGAAGGAGGCATCTCATGTGGAACGGAGTAAGAACTACCGGAAAATGGATGAAAAGTGGAAATGAAAGAGGGGGTTCGGGAAAAATGTAAAGGGAGTtaatctttaaaagaaaaaaaagggtttgTTGGAATCTTTATGTGAATCTATAATTTTGACAGATTTTCTTCAATTATTAGAGAAGAAACCTAGCTCTGGTATGTTTTTGCCCTGTGAATTGGTCATTGTTGTGTGTATTTTACACAAACGTCAGTTCATGTGATTGTGCTTGTGATTCATCCATGTGGTTCCTGAGTGGTGTTGAGGAAACATTTAACCAATTGATCGTGCGGGCAGTGAGGGTTTCAAGTTTGTCTGGGTAGAATATTATAGAATCTCTTCAATTTATCAGAAGGGTGTCCATTTGGGGCATACTCCTCTCCCATGATGTGATTCATATGGACAAGATCTCTTGGAGTTGGCAGTTGAAATAGTAGAGCATTGGCATCAGATCCCAAACATCTTTCTTTCCCTCACCGTGTCTTATGTTGATGCCTGACTTTTCTTACATGAACCCAGAGCTTGTGTGGAACACATGAAATCATGGTTTCAAGATTAAGAGACTTGGACTGACTTGTTTGGTCTCAGTTGAGTCGCAGCAGATGAGCTTGAGGTGACTCAGGCCGAGTCAGTCTGAGTTGCCCCCCCTTTTCCTCAAAATAgaataaaacaaagaaaaaataaattaaaaaaatgataccTACACTAATGTAAGATAAAATGTAGTTAATATGTGATACAAAATGCAATAAATATCAATTCTTGTGTTGAAATGCCAAGTAggaatttaattattattattttaataaaaaacttttattaattaaaaaattgATGGGAGACCCCTAAATCATCTCTAGAGACATCAATAATATCTTGATCTAGGGTTTGGGGGGCAAAAAATGgaaaatcacacacacacacacacacacacacacacacacacacacacaaggttcAGGTAGGGTGGAGTTGCATGGGACTGTCTTGGACTAGCTCAACCGACTTTCAAGTGACTCCTAGTCGGCCTGAGTCTGCTGTGTTGCAGGCCTCATGGTATCAACTCGATCCTGGTCTGATTGAGTCCATGTCGACTTGGACGAGTCTTTAAGCCATGTATCAAATACAAATTGAGATGGGATGGTTTGTTTACTTTCACTACATTTGTGTTTACAAAAGAAAGCATGTACTACAAAAGATGATAACAAAACACATTCAGTTCCCATCAACAGAAGATGCTCAAAGAAAATTCATGGTTACTAAATGTCTGTATACAGATGCTCCCTCATTATTCGAGTGTCCTGGATCATGGCATTCAAAAATGGGAAAAGCATTGGACCCTCCTTGTTTTGATGGTCAGAATCAGGACATATTTACAAAACTCACACTCTGAATTTtacataagaaagaaaactattcGGTGTAGACTAGCGGTATAAAAGGGAGAAGACCTTATACTAATCCTTTGGGCTCTATATCCATGGAATTAGTAGTAGAGAAATCATTAAGCCAATCAACCAGAGCAAGTTCCCCAATAGACCTGAGTAAGCTGGGTTtaagaaaaaatggaaaaaaagaaaaaagaaaaagaaaaggtcaGCCATGTATGTGTTATTTTGGGTGTCCATGATCATGAGACATGAACCATGGAATTGTCAACATGCTTGCAGTGCCTAGGTCACAGTTGAATTCCAACTTAGCGATATAAAATGTAAAAGTAAttgtatccaaaaaaaaaatcaagataccataaattgataattaaaaataaaaaggaaacgtTCTTGTAGCCCATGAATGTCTGGGCTTTTGCAGCAAGGTGGGTGGGTCGGGAGTTCATTGTAAGCTTGACCTCAAAAAGGCATGATCATATAGACTGGTGTCCTTTCTGGACTACATGTTGGATAAGTTGGGTTTTGGAGATAATGGAGTGCTTGGACCCAATCCTGTGTTTCCTCAGCTCAGTTTTCAGTCCTTACCAATGGTTCTCCTTTTGGCTTCTTTAGGGCCTATGGGGGTCCTCTGTATTAGTCAGGTCCGGATGCAGGCCTCTTTAGGGGATTCTAGGTACAGAATTTTTCTCAGTGCATCTGTCGCCTTTAGTTTACTGATGATACATTGTTGTTTTGTGAAGCCAACGAGAATTCATAGTGGTTTCTTTAAGCATGTCGATTTGTTGGTTTGAAGTGGTCTCAGGTCTGAATGTGAATTTGTCCATGAGTTAGTTTTTTGGGATAAATTTATCCTTGGAGGTAATATCTATCTTAGCAGAGTCTTTTGGGTGTAAAGTCAGATCCCTATCTACTACATTTTTGGGTCTTCCTTTATATATAGGAAACCCCCTCTGTTTTTGCGGGATAAGATCATAGAAAGGATGGAGAGGAAATTATCTCCTTGGAGGTAATATCTACTTATCAGTCTTTGGGGTGTAAAGTCGGATCCCTACCTACTACATATTTGGGTCTCTCTATATACAGGAAAATCTCCTATGGTTTTGTGGGATAAGATCATATAGAAAGTATGGAGAGGAAATTCTCCTTGGAAAAATCAATTCCTCTCATTGGGTGGTAGGTTGACTTTGATTAAGGTCTCCCTTTCTAATCTGgctatttattttttgttattgtttCATTGTCTCAAGTTGgtcctcaaaatttgaaaaactcTGCAGGAAGTTTTTGTGGCAGGGAGGTTTTGCTTCAAGGAAATTCCCGCTTCTAAGTTGGAAGTAGGTTTGTTATCCCTCATTTGAGGGTGGAGCGGGAATTAAGAGGCTGGATTTGGTCAATGAGGCTCTCTTAGGCAAATTGGCTTGGAGGTTTGGTTGTGAGGACAACATCTAGAGATTGGTTATTTCTGCTAAATATGGGATGTCTCCCTAAGGATGGTGAACTAAATCCTCCTCTCTACCTAGCTTCCTTTTTATGGAAAGGAATAGCTAAGCTAGGCCCAAAAGTTTTCCAAAGGATGTCTTTTTTCCTTGGGCGATGGTTCAAGGATCAGATTTTTGTCTGATCTGTGGTGCGGCACCCCTTCCATCTCAAAAGCTTTCCCTACCCTTTCTGCTATGTGCCCCCTATCTGAATATTTCTGTGGCAGATTGTTTTTCCTGGAGAGCGAGAAGGGGGAATTTTCGCTTCATCTGTTTGAAAGAAATCTTTTTGATCCTAAAATTTTGGATACTATGGCGCTTCTTTCTCGTCTACAGGGTCTTTCCCCTTCCTTGAACTCGGAAGATTCCTTTGTCTGGTCTATTGCAAGCTTGAGATCCTTACAGTTCTCTTGCTCTCCTGCCCTCGTCAAATAGATGTCATACTTGAGCAGTTTGGTTTTATGGAGTGCCTCATAAGGTTGCAGCTTTTTGTGGCTGGTGGGCAAGAATCGGGTgcttacaattgacaacttgaGGAAAAGAGGCATGATTCTGCCTAATGTGTGCTTGTTGTGTCTTGAAGATGCAGAGTGTGCGGATCACCTCTTCCTTCACTGTTCTCTCTTTGGATGTTTGGTGGAGAGCTCTCAACTTGGCTGGGGTTTCGTGGACAATGCCTGAGTGAAAATCTCTCCCTATGGTTGTCATGTGGGTTATGTGGGCAGAGAGAAATAATCGTTGTTTTAAAGATATGAAGGTCTTCTATGCGTGAGTGTTTGGTGGGGTGCTTATGTTTTTCAGAGACTAGGCACCTTAGctcttttctagggtttttttttcttcagtcTTAGAGGCTGGGTAgttgctttaaaaaataaattaaaaaaaaattcctgttttgtttcctttttttgcTTGTTTTCGGTTATGCCTAATAAAtgatttatctttcaaaaaaaaaaaaaacttataaacaGTATTTGCATGACATCCTCACCTTGATTTGCTGCAACACCACTATCGGAGAAGGTAGGCGGTGAAGTAGAAGATGAACTATTTGTCAATCCAATTCCAAGATTCACACAATCCGCTCCGATTGAGCCTGGAACCACAGCAAAACTCTCATGTGCCAATTATGGGTAATATTACACTGGATATAGTAAACATATGAGATTGGAATTTTCTGAAACTATGGGTGGATTTTCTTACATTCTCTGAAACATGGTAAGTCGGTGTCATTGAGAAGGTTGGCGTAGCCTGTTTTACACTCACATCTATGCCCAGACTCCGGTGACTTCACGCACGTGCCTTCTCCACAGTAGGACCACTCACAAGCTAGACTACACACATGAAACTTAGTATAAACTGAAGGTGATGACTGGCGGTGGTGTCATTGGTAATGGTGATTACCGTCGAAGATGGAATGATTTGTGGGAGGTGGCAGTATTGCTGGAGTAGGGGCTGGTAACTGCTCGCATGAGAAATTGACAGTACCTGTGAAACCAGCGACAGTGGCAAGGTACAAGACGCTCTCAGCAAGGACATAAATATAAAAGAAACAGAAAGTAAATGGTCTGACTGGGTTTTTAACTGTATGAATGTTTCATATCTTAGATACCGTGTATTGTGGAATTTCAGCtactcaaaagaaaattttcaatggttcatACTCTACAAATTAATATTGGTGGTGCACAATCTTCCTTGTTGGTTCTTGCTACTGTCGCCATGTAAGAATGGGAATTTGGCAACCATCTACCTAATCTTCCTTCAACATTGTTATCCACAATAGCAATAAATGATAGACGAAAACAGAACTGTTTTTGCAGCTGGATTTGAAGGTGAGCTCAAGAGCGATGTGATATTGCCTTGAGAAATCATATGTGATTGTTGTGCTATGAATTGGAAAGTTTCATTTTGGTTCAAAGCAATGATCTCCTGGCATCATGGGATTCATCAATGCCTCTGTAACTTCAGAAGAATCCAGACCATCTATTTCCAACAATGACACTGTTCTATGACCCGCCAGAGTACTTTGGGTTTGCGTTGCACCTCCAGGCTATTCCTATATTTGACTTTAGTGCTTGCGACCTCAACCTGTTTTTTAGGCAGTTCAGCCCTGGCTATGGCTCGTTTTTGCTTGGAAATCTGTTTCATGTAAAATcatgggaaaaaaagaaaaagaaaaagaaaaaagagtcacTGTTTGCCTAGTAGTTAATAGTGTTTGGTTTTTAAGCAGGAGTGGGAGTGAGCCAACCCATTTTGCAAGGGAACACAGATGGCTGGGCCAGGTTCAGGCCAGGCTGAGGTCTGccaagcccagcccagcccagcttGTGATGAGCCAAAACAAGCAGTCTCAAGCCCAGCCTGTGATTATTACACATGGCTAGGTCCGATTCTGGCCCCATCTCGGCCACCATCTTTTGTGCAAGAACTAGGCTTTTTGTTAGGCATCCAAAATCATGcatgatcttttaaaaaaaaaaaaaaaaaaaccttgaaacCCTAAATGGGCTGGGCTGACAGGCTCTCAGATGCAGCCTAAGGCTAAGCCAATTAATAAACGAGCTTAAATTTTAGGTCCGGTCCTGTGTAGTATTTCAGCCCAAGCTCAGCCTGAAGTGGGCTAAACCCAAAAGTTCAACTGGCCTCAGTCCATTGACAGCCCTGAGAATAAAATAAGCTGACTCAGCAGAAACATATCTACTATAAAGTACAAGGTAACGAATTATTGTTCACGGCATTTTCTTTGTCCAGAAATTTCTCactagattttcaaaatttgagggtttttttttttttggatatcatCAGAAAAATCttgccaaaaagaaaaatatttaaaatatttattgtaaagaaaTGTTCCAGTGCTCTTGGGCAATGTTAGTGCTCCTAATGGCCTAAGTTCACTTAGTCAAATCAattaatctgaactgtccattaagttcaGAATATGTTTCTTAAGCTACTTTGCAAATTTTTTTTACTGATCAGATGATGTAATCAATCCTTAATT
Coding sequences within:
- the LOC131233854 gene encoding uncharacterized protein LOC131233854 isoform X2 → MDLSLLLFFLFQAMAAATIDDAFAPIFSPIVDKACDIIKCGKGNCTVNLNETFGFVCECDEGWKQFHIGDHLRFLPCVIPNCTVNFSCEQLPAPTPAILPPPTNHSIFDACEWSYCGEGTCVKSPESGHRCECKTGYANLLNDTDLPCFRECSIGADCVNLGIGLTNSSSSTSPPTFSDSGVAANQDPHKTAKGKPPKDFTSCYGKGPMIKHSTTWRKKNKGPFGETNQNYLQKKPEHMMVKRHQMSQWVMKGIT
- the LOC131233854 gene encoding uncharacterized protein LOC131233854 isoform X3, which encodes MDLSLLLFFLFQAMAAATIDDAFAPIFSPIVDKACDIIKCGKGNCTVNLNETFGFVCECDEGWKQFHIGDHLRFLPCVIPNCTVNFSCEQLPAPTPAILPPPTNHSIFDACEWSYCGEGTCVKSPESGHRCECKTGYANLLNDTDLPCFRECSIGADCVNLGIGLTNSSSSTSPPTFSDSGVAANQAYSGLLGNLLWLIGLMISLLLIPWI